In Helianthus annuus cultivar XRQ/B chromosome 3, HanXRQr2.0-SUNRISE, whole genome shotgun sequence, a single window of DNA contains:
- the LOC110931443 gene encoding L-type lectin-domain containing receptor kinase IX.1 codes for MSMLSCFFLALIPYATSVTFNFANITSLNTQDIVFSGDAAYASDDGIQVTHERNSDRNSSWLAGRATYNKLLRLWDKDSTALASFSTSFTFVIDSYKSGDYADGLTFFLAQNNSVMISGGSLGLPFDTHNNTSIHPFVAVEFDSFFNEEYDPSIGHHVGININSMTSVMYRKWLTNIEHGHECKAMISYSSDSKNLSVSFTNFKDNLLVWETPLNYTIDLRDVLPESVIFGFSASTGVFFEKNSVRSWMFNSSESKVYQSSNPSTTKSPNAMNGVTIGLIAGTPVLVIVSAILAYLLWKKKSIGDRVEDLESALEMNNELEMGAIIPRRFSYLELARSTADFAETEKLGEGGFGGVYKGFLKDLSMYVAVKRVSKTSKQGMKEYASEVRIISRLRHRNLVQLTGWCHDKGELLLAYEYMENGSLDLHLFKGKSLLTWNTRYKIAHGLASALLYLHEEWEQCVLHRDIKSSNVMLDSNFNVKLGDFGLAKLVDHENGSETTIVAGTIGYMAPEYATTGKPSKESDVYSFGVVALEIACGRKPIDPHAEERKIKLVEWVWDLYGSGTLLEAADRSLGSNFVEEEMTCLMIIGLWCAHPDSKLRPSIKQAIQVLNSEASLPILPSNMPYVTYSALPHFSLYGATLSSSSNKRSSRLSASSTANS; via the coding sequence atgtctatgttATCATGTTTCTTTCTTGCTTTAATCCCTTATGCAACTTCAGTTACTTTCAATTTCGCAAATATTACTTCACTAAATACCCAAGATATAGTATTCTCAGGTGATGCAGCTTATGCCTCTGATGATGGAATCCAGGTGACCCACGAAAGGAATAGCGATCGTAATTCGAGTTGGTTAGCAGGTCGAGCGACATACAACAAACTTCTTCGTCTTTGGGACAAGGACTCTACTGCTCTTGCCAGCTTCTCTACCAGTTTCACATTTGTGATAGATTCATACAAGAGTGGTGATTATGCTGATGGTCTCACATTTTTCCTTGCTCAGAATAATTCTGTGATGATTAGCGGTGGATCCTTGGGGCTTCCATTCGACACTCATAATAACACAAGTATACATCCATTTGTGGCTGTGGAATTCGATAGTTTTTTTAATGAGGAGTACGATCCTTCCATAGGCCATCATGTAGGAATCAATATTAACTCTATGACTTCTGTTATGTATCGGAAATGGTTAACTAATATAGAGCATGGGCATGAGTGTAAAGCTATGATTAGTTATTCTTCTGATTCCAAAAACCTTAGTGTTTCCTTTACCAACTTTAAAGATAATTTACTTGTTTGGGAAACTCCGCTTAATTACACTATTGATTTGAGGGATGTGTTGCCCGAATCGGTCATTTTTGGGTTTTCAGCATCCACAGGagtattttttgaaaaaaacagtGTAAGATCTTGGATGTTTAATAGTTCTGAATCTAAGGTTTACCAAAGCAGCAACCCATCAACAACCAAGAGTCCGAATGCAATGAATGGGGTTACGATTGGATTAATAGCTGGAACACCGGTTCTAGTTATTGTTTCGGCCATACTTGCATATTTATTATGGAAGAAGAAAAGCATTGGTGATAGAGTGGAGGATCTTGAATCTGCTTTGGAGATGAACAATGAACTCGAAATGGGGGCCATTATACCTAGAAGATTTTCTTACCTTGAATTAGCTCGGTCAACGGCAGATTTTGCTGAGACTGAGAAGCTTGGAGAGGGCGGTTTTGGAGGCGTATATAAAGGTTTTCTTAAAGATTTAAGCATGTATGTCGCAGTCAAAAGGGTATCGAAGACTTCCAAACAAGGGATGAAAGAGTATGCTtcagaagtaaggatcattagCCGATTGAGGCACAGAAATTTGGTGCAACTCACTGGTTGGTGCCATGACAAAGGAGAACTCTTGCTTGCTTATGAATATATGGAAAATGGAAGCTTAGATTTACATCTCTTCAAGGGAAAAAGCTTGTTGACATGGAATACAAGGTACAAAATTGCCCATGGTCTGGCATCTGCTTTGCTATATTTACATGAAGAATGGGAGCAATGTGTTTTGCATAGAGATATTAAATCGAGTAATGTGATGTTGGACTCAAATTTCAATGTTAAGCTTGGTGATTTCGGGTTAGCCAAGTTGGTTGATCATGAGAATGGCTCTGAGACTACCATCGTTGCTGGAACCATTGGTTACATGGCCCCTGAATACGCAACCACGGGCAAACCTAGCAAAGAATCAGATGTATATAGCTTTGGAGTTGTTGCATTGGAAATAGCTTGTGGGAGAAAACCAATCGACCCACATGCTgaagaaaggaaaataaaattAGTAGAATGGGTGTGGGATCTTTATGGTAGTGGTACTCTTCTAGAAGCGGCAGATCGGAGTCTAGGCTCAAACTTTGTAGAAGAAGAAATGACATGCCTGATGATCATTGGATTATGGTGTGCACACCCTGACTCAAAACTACGCCCGTCAATAAAGCAAGCAATTCAAGTATTAAACTCTGAAGCTTCCTTGCCTATACTCCCATCAAACATGCCCTATGTGACTTATTCAGCACTACCCCATTTTTCATTATATGGCGCTACTTTGAGCAGTAGCTCAAACAAGCGTTCCTCAAGACTCTCAGCATCTTCTACAGCTAATTCTTAG